The following nucleotide sequence is from Phycisphaerales bacterium.
CGGCGATCAAGGCCGACCGCGCGTACTTCGAGAAGGCGCCGGCGCCCGAGTTCTACGCCCTGTACTTCATCCACAACATCCACTTCCTCTCGTGGAGCGCGATGATGGAGGGGCGGTACGAGACGGCCATGGCCGCCGCCCGCGAGCTGGAGCGCGACATCCCGCAGAGCTTCCTGCGCGAATGGACGTTCATCGCCGACGGCTTCATGCCCGTGACCTACCACGCGATGATCCGCTTCGGCAAGTGGGAGGACATCCTGCAGGAGGAGCGGCCCGAGGACTATCGCCGCCTGAGCCTGGCCCTGTGGCACTACGCCCGCGGCATCGCGCTCGCAAACACGCAGCGGGTCAGCGAAGCGCGCGATGAGCTCGCCGCGTTCGAGGAAGTCGCCGCCACGGTGCCCGAGGACTGGGTGGTGGGCAACAGCCCGGCCGCCGACGTGCTCGCCGTGGCGCGGCACATGCTCAAGGGCGAGATCGCCTTCAAGGCCGGCAACGCCGAGGAAGCGTTTACCTACCTGCGTCGCGGCGTCGAACTCGAAGACCAACTGAGTTACGATGAGCCGCCGGACTGGATGCAGCCCGTCCGCCACGCCCTGGGCGCACTGCTCCTGGCCGAGGGGCGGCACGAAGAGGCCAAGGCCGTCTACCTCGAGGACCTCGAGAAGTACCCCGAGAACGGGTGGGCGTTGCTTGGCTTGAGCAAGGCGATGGACGCCGCCGGCGAGGACACGGCCGCGGTGGACGCCCGCCGCGCGAAGGTCTGGGCCCGCGCCGACGTGGCGCCCGTCGCCTCGTGCTACTGCCACCCCGACGCGAGCTAGCGGGCCGCTACAGTCCTCCATGGACCGAGGCGAGGGGCAGCCCTCCATCACCGACCGCCTGGCCGCCGACCGCACCCGCCTGGCCAACGAGCGCACGCTCCTGGCCTACGTGCGCACGGCCCTGGGCATGCTGGTGGTGGGGGGCTCGCTGCTGAAGTTCTTCGACGGCGGCCTGACCAACACGCTCGGGGCGGTGTTCCTGCTGGCCGGCGGCGCGACGGCGTGCCTGGGCTTCTACCGGGCCGTGCGCACGCAGCGGGCGATCAATCGCGTGATGCGGGCGGCGAGTTCTGGCGGGCCGGCGTCCGAATCGCCGAGATGAAGCGCCCAAGGAGACCACCATGCGCCGCAGAACGACTCGCCGTGCCCTTGCCACCCTCGCCGCGCTGGCCGCGCTCGGGGCCCTCTCGGCCTGCAAGCCCGACGTGCCGCTGATTCCCTTCATCAAGAGCGACCGCGCGCCCGCCGGAGCGATGGCCGAGCTCACACCCCGCGATCACTCCCCCCAAGCGTCGCCAGCTCATCCCCATACCGCGCCCTGAGCGGCTCGACGACCTCCTTCAAGAACCGCTCGGTCTGCTCGACCGAGCGCCCGACATACTTCATCGGGTCCAGCAGCTGGTCCTCGGTCAGCAGGTGATGCACGGCCGCGAACGCCTCGTCCCCGCGCAGCCGCTCGATGAGGTCGTTCTCCAGCCCCTCCTGCTTCACCTTCATGCCCGCGGCCTGGGCGTGCACGCGGATCTTCTCGTGCAGGGCTTGCCGGTCGCCGCCGGCCTTCACCGCCTCCATAAGAATGTTCTCGGTGGCCAGGAAGGGCAACTCGGCCATCAGGTTCTTCCGCACCATCGCCTCGTGCACCACCAATCCCGACGCCACCTGGTGCATCAGGTCGAGGGCGCCATCCAATGCTAAGAACGCCTCGGGCAGGCTCAGCCGGCGGTTGCTGGAATCATCGAGCGTGCGCTCCAGCCACTGCGTGGCGGCGGTGTCATACGCGTTGCCCACCAGGTTCATCACGAAACGCGTCAGCCCGCAGATCCGCTCGCACTTCATCGGGTTGCGCTTGTAGGGCATGGCCGATGAGCCGATTTGCTTCTCGCCGAAGGGCTCGTCGATCTCCTTGCGGTTGCTGAGCAGGCGGATGTCGGTGGCGATCTTGTGGAGGACGGCGGCGACCGAGGCGAGGTCGCCAAGTAGGGCACAGTCGAGCACACGCGGGTACGTTTGTGTGGTGAGCTGGAGTGCGTTCACGCGTTGGAGCCCGACATACGCCTCTCGAATCGTGCGTCTTGGGTCTGAATCATTGGCATAATCGCTTGCAAAGTCGCATAGATCGATCGATGCGAGGAAATAGCCTTCAAGGCGGGATACCAACTCATGGTCATCGTCCAGCAGCTTCAGAAACGACGCTTGAGTCCCGGTTGCCCCGCGCAGGCCCCGGAGTCCGAACCAGTGGAGCCGCCCAATGAAGCAGTCGTCGGCAAGGTGCAAGTCGCTCGCCCATTGTGCGAGTCGTCGGCCGACGGTCAATGGCTGCGCTGACTGATAGTGGGTGAAGCCCAAAGTTGCTAGGCCGATGTGCTCACGAGCGGTGCGGCCCAAAGACACAATCGTTCTCGCGACTTTTGTCGCAACTAGTTTCGATGCTTCATGGATCTGCAGCAAATCCGCATTACACACCACATCCTGGCTCGTACACCCCAGATGGATGATCCCCTTCGCCTTCGGGCACTGCTCGCCCAGGCAATGCACGTGCGCCATCACGTCGTGGCGCAGGTCGCGTTCGAGCTCCCCCGCACGGGCGATCTCCTCGTCGGTGATGCCGCGCTCGACGACCGCCCGCAGCTCGCCCAGTTGCTCCTGCGAGACAAGCGGCGTGTCCCACCCCTTGGTCACCTCGTGCTGGGCCTCGGCCACCGCCAGCCAGATCCGCCGCCAGGTGTTGAACTTGTGCCGCGGGCTCCAGATGCGGAGCATTTCCGGGGACGCGTTGCGGGAGGCGAGCGGGCTCGTGTACGTGTCGTTGGCTGATGTGGTCATGCGGGCGATGATATTCGCGCGACCAGGCAAACTTGAGCGAAGACCCGAGCCAAAACCCGAGCGTTTACGCGCTTCGGATCGCCGCCGCGTCCATCTTTCGCTGCTCGGCTCGCTCGTACTGCGCGCGGATGATGGGCAGCAGGCCCCCGAAGATGACCGACGCCACCAGGCCGGGCAGCAGGAACACGAACCACACGTACCACGGCTGGCCCAGGATCAGCGCTGCCAGCCCGGTCAGCATCAGCCCGACGCCCAGCACCAGACCGAGCCCGAAGATGCCCAGCACGAGCCCGCGCGCCTTGCCCGCCGCCGCCAGGGGCCCGCCGATGCCGCCGCCCAGGCCGCCGAATCCGGCTCCCAGGCCCACGCCGATGGCCGCCCCGATCATCCCCGCCGCCTGCTCAGAAAACCACGGATCCATCACGAGCCCCCTTTCGATGTGTCGTGTGAAGTGCCACGCTCTTCCGCGGCCGCCAGCACGCGCCGGGCCCCGGAAGCGGTCAGTTCCCCTCGTTGCACCAGTTCGGCCAGAGCCTCGGCCAGCGGATCCCTCGGCCGATCCTCGACCGCCGCCCGCAGCCGCCC
It contains:
- a CDS encoding lyase family protein, translated to MTTSANDTYTSPLASRNASPEMLRIWSPRHKFNTWRRIWLAVAEAQHEVTKGWDTPLVSQEQLGELRAVVERGITDEEIARAGELERDLRHDVMAHVHCLGEQCPKAKGIIHLGCTSQDVVCNADLLQIHEASKLVATKVARTIVSLGRTAREHIGLATLGFTHYQSAQPLTVGRRLAQWASDLHLADDCFIGRLHWFGLRGLRGATGTQASFLKLLDDDHELVSRLEGYFLASIDLCDFASDYANDSDPRRTIREAYVGLQRVNALQLTTQTYPRVLDCALLGDLASVAAVLHKIATDIRLLSNRKEIDEPFGEKQIGSSAMPYKRNPMKCERICGLTRFVMNLVGNAYDTAATQWLERTLDDSSNRRLSLPEAFLALDGALDLMHQVASGLVVHEAMVRKNLMAELPFLATENILMEAVKAGGDRQALHEKIRVHAQAAGMKVKQEGLENDLIERLRGDEAFAAVHHLLTEDQLLDPMKYVGRSVEQTERFLKEVVEPLRARYGDELATLGGSDRGV
- a CDS encoding DUF202 domain-containing protein, which translates into the protein MDRGEGQPSITDRLAADRTRLANERTLLAYVRTALGMLVVGGSLLKFFDGGLTNTLGAVFLLAGGATACLGFYRAVRTQRAINRVMRAASSGGPASESPR